A window of the Scophthalmus maximus strain ysfricsl-2021 chromosome 8, ASM2237912v1, whole genome shotgun sequence genome harbors these coding sequences:
- the rnf38 gene encoding E3 ubiquitin-protein ligase RNF38 isoform X2 yields the protein MAGSEESPSPKRQRLSSQSVLEQLTSSVPPPSTPSPPIRPWESGPTSRRQPHPHTHYHQERCLTPARHRRSPPARRQRGRLSRPTRHLPPHHHPSTQGPAPRLSSSDLQDENYHHNPRPSMHQTYPTHTPSTYGQPPTAGIGGAGSDEPRAFHPPTLSPRLLHPAAHHHHHLHHQQQHHAAQQQQGAMVMDLHEQLQQGSVPVSYTVTPVPPHGLAAPLCSGQHLPPSCSSQQQVPACSMVFSTGQHYHPMLQACSMQHLPVPYAFPSLLSSDPQFLLPPPPHLSHHAPHLPSPGQFLPFQTQQPRSPLQTIENEVELLGEQLSVGGGFSYAHHHHHHHHHQPPSTLPPSTPLQFLSHHDPLSQELFTVPYPHFMPRRFTSRRFRSQQAVPPSPYHPSFLPYFLSMLPVPPNVAPTISLELDVDDGEVENYEALLNLAERLGEAKPRGLTKADIEQLPSYRFNPNNHQSEQTLCVVCMCDFESRQLLRVLPCNHEFHAKCVDKWLKANRTCPICRADASEVQRDSE from the exons atggCTGGG AGTGAGGAAAGCCCAAGTCCCAAGCGCCAGAGGCTGTCCAGCCAGTCCGTTTTGGAACAGCTAACCTCATCCGTCCCTCCACCATCCACACCATCTCCCCCCATCCGCCCCTGGGAGTCAGGGCCCACGAGTCGGAGACAAcctcacccccacacacactacCACCAGGAGAGATGCCTCACTCCTGCTCGGCACAGACGCAG CCCACCAGCAAGGCGCCAGCGTGGCCGTCTGTCCAGACCCACTCGTCATTTGCCTCCCCACCATCACCCCTCCACCCAAGGCCCCGCGCCTCGCCTCTCGTCATCGGATCTCCAGGATGAGAACTACCACCACAACCCCCGTCCCTCCATGCACCAGACATATCCAACACACACGCCCAGCACCTACGGTCAGCCCCCAACAGCTGGCATCGGTGGGGCAGGGTCAGACGAGCCCAGAGCTTTCCACCCCCCTACCCTGTCGCCACGGCTACTGCATCCAGCCgctcaccaccatcatcacctccATCATCAGCAACAGCACCATGCAGCGCAACAACAGCAAGGAGCCATGGTCATGGACCTGCATGAACAG ctgcagcagggcaGTGTACCAGTCTCCTACACAGTGACCCCGGTCCCTCCTCACGGTCTCGCAGCACCTTTGTGTAGCGGtcagcacctccccccttcctGTTCCTCACAACAACAGGTCCCCGCCTGCAGTATGGTCTTCAGCACTGGACAACACTACCACCCG ATGCTGCAGGCTTGTTCAATGCAACATTTGCCGGTACCCTATGCCTTCCCATCACTGCTTTCCAGTGACCCTCAGTTCCTGCTTCCTCCCCcacctcacctctctcaccatgcgcctcacctcccctcacccggGCAGTTCCTGCCTTTCCAGACACAACAGCCTCGATCG CCGTTACAGACGATCGAAAATGAGGTTGAGCTTTTGGGAGAGCAGCTTTCAGTGGGTGGAGGCTTTAGCTatgcccaccaccaccaccaccaccatcaccaccagccCCCCTCCACCCTGCCACCCTCCACCCCTCTCCAGTTCCTCTCACACCATGACCCACTGTCCCAGGAGCTTTTCACAGTG CCCTATCCCCATTTTATGCCTCGCCGATTCACAAGCAGGCGTTTCCGGTCTCAGCAGGCAGTGCCCCCCTCACCCTACCACCCCAGCTTCCTGCCTTACTTCCT GTCCATGCTTCCTGTGCCCCCAAATGTGGCCCCAACTATCAGTCTAGAGCTGGATGTGGACGACGGAGAGGTGGAGAACTATGAG GCTCTGTTGAACCTCGCCGAGCGTCTCGGAGAAGCCAAGCCTCGTGGTCTAACCAAGGCAGATATAGAGCAGCTGCCATCATACAGGTTCAACCCCAATAACCATCAGTCTGAGCAAACACT GTgtgtggtgtgcatgtgtgacttTGAGTCTCGGCAGCTCCTCAGGGTCCTGCCCTGCAATCATGAGTTCCATGCCAAATGTGTAGACAAGTGGCTTAAG
- the rnf38 gene encoding E3 ubiquitin-protein ligase RNF38 isoform X1, whose product MPIAAAGQPTTQERRVCPRLPSTPETVPKGADLFDEAGAAESAERTEYGGAEGGGGPGGLGGYTYSQSGARGFVQPGSADVSPPRSPAASASLLFRPLLPHQMAMEPPRTRSRSRSGYYQHYGAGNGTGFTGSGVMGSNHHHQQQQQQQQQQQQQHQQLHPQQQQQQQQQHGAGCAPLGAHGNHPENQQRAPGSNTSPGIQRLPSVPGAHRIPAAGASGGSYHCHPDHAYGEESDKSEESPSPKRQRLSSQSVLEQLTSSVPPPSTPSPPIRPWESGPTSRRQPHPHTHYHQERCLTPARHRRSPPARRQRGRLSRPTRHLPPHHHPSTQGPAPRLSSSDLQDENYHHNPRPSMHQTYPTHTPSTYGQPPTAGIGGAGSDEPRAFHPPTLSPRLLHPAAHHHHHLHHQQQHHAAQQQQGAMVMDLHEQLQQGSVPVSYTVTPVPPHGLAAPLCSGQHLPPSCSSQQQVPACSMVFSTGQHYHPMLQACSMQHLPVPYAFPSLLSSDPQFLLPPPPHLSHHAPHLPSPGQFLPFQTQQPRSPLQTIENEVELLGEQLSVGGGFSYAHHHHHHHHHQPPSTLPPSTPLQFLSHHDPLSQELFTVPYPHFMPRRFTSRRFRSQQAVPPSPYHPSFLPYFLSMLPVPPNVAPTISLELDVDDGEVENYEALLNLAERLGEAKPRGLTKADIEQLPSYRFNPNNHQSEQTLCVVCMCDFESRQLLRVLPCNHEFHAKCVDKWLKANRTCPICRADASEVQRDSE is encoded by the exons ATGCCAATCGCAGCCGCTGGACAGCCAACGACCCAGGAGCGCAGAGTCTGCCCCCGGCTGCCCTCCACCCCGGAGACTGTCCCCAAAGGGGCTGATTTATTCGACGAGGCGGGGGCGGCGGAGTCGGCGGAGCGAACCGAGTACGGGGGCGCAGAGGGGGGTGGAGGACCCGGAGGACTCGGGGGCTACACTTACAGCCAGAGCGGCGCTAGGGGCTTTGTGCAGCCCGGGTCCGCCGACGTCTCTCCGCCGCGGTCCCCGGCCGCGTCCGCGTCCCTTCTGTTCCGCCCCCTTCTCCCCCACCAAATGGCGATGGAGCCCCCGAGGACTCGATCGCGCTCTCGCTCTGGATACTACCAGCACTACGGTGCTGGGAATGGCACGGGATTTACCGGCAGTGGAGTCATGGGATCTaaccatcaccaccagcagcagcagcagcagcagcagcagcagcagcagcagcatcaacaactccatccacagcagcagcagcagcagcagcagcagcacggtgCCGGTTGCGCACCACTTGGAGCTCACGGCAACCACCCGGAGAACCAGCAGCGAGCCCCAGGAAGTAACACCTCTCCCGGCATTCAAAGGCTGCCTTCCGTCCCCGGGGCGCACCGCATCCCGGCGGCAG GGGCCTCTGGCGGATCGTACCACTGCCACCCAGACCATGCATATGGAGAGGAGAGTGATAAG AGTGAGGAAAGCCCAAGTCCCAAGCGCCAGAGGCTGTCCAGCCAGTCCGTTTTGGAACAGCTAACCTCATCCGTCCCTCCACCATCCACACCATCTCCCCCCATCCGCCCCTGGGAGTCAGGGCCCACGAGTCGGAGACAAcctcacccccacacacactacCACCAGGAGAGATGCCTCACTCCTGCTCGGCACAGACGCAG CCCACCAGCAAGGCGCCAGCGTGGCCGTCTGTCCAGACCCACTCGTCATTTGCCTCCCCACCATCACCCCTCCACCCAAGGCCCCGCGCCTCGCCTCTCGTCATCGGATCTCCAGGATGAGAACTACCACCACAACCCCCGTCCCTCCATGCACCAGACATATCCAACACACACGCCCAGCACCTACGGTCAGCCCCCAACAGCTGGCATCGGTGGGGCAGGGTCAGACGAGCCCAGAGCTTTCCACCCCCCTACCCTGTCGCCACGGCTACTGCATCCAGCCgctcaccaccatcatcacctccATCATCAGCAACAGCACCATGCAGCGCAACAACAGCAAGGAGCCATGGTCATGGACCTGCATGAACAG ctgcagcagggcaGTGTACCAGTCTCCTACACAGTGACCCCGGTCCCTCCTCACGGTCTCGCAGCACCTTTGTGTAGCGGtcagcacctccccccttcctGTTCCTCACAACAACAGGTCCCCGCCTGCAGTATGGTCTTCAGCACTGGACAACACTACCACCCG ATGCTGCAGGCTTGTTCAATGCAACATTTGCCGGTACCCTATGCCTTCCCATCACTGCTTTCCAGTGACCCTCAGTTCCTGCTTCCTCCCCcacctcacctctctcaccatgcgcctcacctcccctcacccggGCAGTTCCTGCCTTTCCAGACACAACAGCCTCGATCG CCGTTACAGACGATCGAAAATGAGGTTGAGCTTTTGGGAGAGCAGCTTTCAGTGGGTGGAGGCTTTAGCTatgcccaccaccaccaccaccaccatcaccaccagccCCCCTCCACCCTGCCACCCTCCACCCCTCTCCAGTTCCTCTCACACCATGACCCACTGTCCCAGGAGCTTTTCACAGTG CCCTATCCCCATTTTATGCCTCGCCGATTCACAAGCAGGCGTTTCCGGTCTCAGCAGGCAGTGCCCCCCTCACCCTACCACCCCAGCTTCCTGCCTTACTTCCT GTCCATGCTTCCTGTGCCCCCAAATGTGGCCCCAACTATCAGTCTAGAGCTGGATGTGGACGACGGAGAGGTGGAGAACTATGAG GCTCTGTTGAACCTCGCCGAGCGTCTCGGAGAAGCCAAGCCTCGTGGTCTAACCAAGGCAGATATAGAGCAGCTGCCATCATACAGGTTCAACCCCAATAACCATCAGTCTGAGCAAACACT GTgtgtggtgtgcatgtgtgacttTGAGTCTCGGCAGCTCCTCAGGGTCCTGCCCTGCAATCATGAGTTCCATGCCAAATGTGTAGACAAGTGGCTTAAG
- the LOC118312252 gene encoding cysteine-rich protein 1, protein MHTHTYLLTTPAQLRTHAATHTHTHTHTHTHTHTQHCMMVGYCPICGKPVYFGEKKRSLGRDYHPLCLKCQKCNRQLTAGQHAEYDEKPYCSHCYLKMFGPRGNR, encoded by the exons atgcacacacatacatatctTCTCACTACACCAGCTCAATTGCGCACACACgcagccacgcacacacacacacacacacacacacatacacacacacacacacaacactgtatGATGGTAGGCTACTGTCCAATCTGTGGGAAGCCCGTCTACTTTG GTGAGAAGAAGAGGTCTCTGGGGAGGGACTACCACCCTCTCTGCCTGAAGTGTCAGAAGTGCAACAGACAGCTCACAGCTGGACAACATGCTGAG TATGATGAGAAGCCGTACTGTTCACACTGCTACCTGAAGATGTTTGGTCCAAGAG GTAACAGGTGA